The following proteins come from a genomic window of Salvia hispanica cultivar TCC Black 2014 chromosome 4, UniMelb_Shisp_WGS_1.0, whole genome shotgun sequence:
- the LOC125219646 gene encoding nuclear transport factor 2A-like, which translates to MDPDSVAKAFVEHYYSTFDANRAGLASLYQDGSMLTFEGQKIMGSTNIVAKLTSLPFQQCQHHISTVDCQPSGPAGGMLVFVSGNLQLAGEQHMLKFSQVISSNFLIRFDRDLLIV; encoded by the coding sequence ATGGATCCAGATTCTGTGGCCAAGGCATTCGTGGAGCACTACTACTCCACCTTCGATGCGAATCGGGCCGGCCTCGCCAGCCTCTACCAAGACGGCTCCATGCTCACCTTCGAGGGCCAGAAGATCATGGGATCCACCAACATCGTCGCCAAGCTCACCAGTTTGCCGTTCCAGCAGTGTCAGCACCACATCAGCACCGTCGATTGTCAGCCGTCCGGCCCAGCCGGCGGAATGCTTGTCTTCGTCTCTGGAAATCTGCAGCTCGCCGGCGAGCAGCACATGCTCAAGTTCAGTCAGGTAATTTCGTCGAATTTTCTCATCCGTTTTGATCGAGATTTGTTAATCGTGTGA